gTCTCAGTCTGTAAAATGCTGTAAAATTTTGGTTATGGGACTTGTTTTGTACAGCACCATCTGACTTTTGTTTGCACATTGGACATAGTGAACAAGCACAACAGTCAACAACAAACGACATCCTTACCTCTTCTAAGGATATGATTTAGCATGTTGTTTCATATCAAGTGGTCTAATTCTGCTTTCAGAAGGAACTTGACGGTTTATGTTTCTTTTTGCTTTGACATGCGACAAAGTTTCGAGTTTAGCTAATCATctgaacaaattttttttcgAATTATGTGTCTGTGCTGGAGCATCTTGTGACATCCGAAGAAATGGTTTTTGATGAAAAAACTAATGGACGTACAGTGCAATTTTGTATGCTATCATGGGTATATTATGGTCATTCTACGGTCATTCTACTAACCGATATATGATTGAACCATGTGGcctaccttcataaatattatctTTCTTCTGAGGCTGAACGATTCAGGAAAAGAGAGGATCTAGTGTGGATATATTTTGGGTTCATCAAAGCTTTCTAGTGCATGACAATAGTCAGTGTGTGTAACATTCTTTTAGACTTGTAATAAGCATGGTCCTTCATTTTGCCCTGATATATGGCACCCTTAGCTCAATTGTCGATTTCATGAACCCTGATAGATGGAATATATTGTGTTCttttaatttgcattttatgtttaatattacCGTCACACTGATCTATTTTGCCTAGCTTCTAcaatgattattaatttatgttcttttacagattatggaaatggaaaaaatatttaaggggtAGGAGAACAATCACTGGGTCCAGAGTTTTTCCAAGATATTGCAACCAGTTTTAGGTGAaatctatttcattcatatcctATCCCTAGTGTAAATGAGTGAAACCCTCTTTTACAGTTATATCCACATTATGCGCTTCCTTAAAACGGGCTTTAACTAATCATCATATCCTATGTTTCTCTTCCTTGGCCTGCTTTATCACTGCAGTTCCTCAGCAAGTCGTGCTGGAAAATCTATCATAACACGGCATCAggtttttatgtttcttttctcATCCAAACTCTATTGTCTTCTTTTCATTTGAAGGTGTTGTAACTATTTCTTGTTCTAGTTTTGTTGTAGGTGGAAAGTTGGTTCCAGAATAAACAAGAGCAGCCGCTAGCTAAATTCACTCCCTCGCACGGTGTCGTGAAATTATTTGTTGATACCCCAGATGCACCTATTTCGAGCAATGCACCTGAAAGTTCTCCAAGTCCTAAGGGTGAATTTTGTTTGTCAGCATGGGTGGAACTGTTGACAAAGTAGTTTAGGATATATTCCGTTAATGAATTTCTAtggaatttgaaattaaatgcTCATTTAGtggtttcatataaataaattttcagaaaaaaaggTCGTTTGATTTATAAAAGAAGTAAATGTAAATTCGTCTGCTTAAAGCTCACCAAAAAGTTTTCTTGGATGTTGCTTCAGGGTTGGCATTTAAACATGAGTTTGCTATGGCTTCATGCTTGATAATCCCAACACCTTTTACAACATTCTAATTctgtaatattttgttttttattgcaTGGTTGCATAAACTGGTGGGCCCCAATTTAGGAACTATTTGTTTGCTTATGAAAAGGTACTCACAGGCTTACtggtttacttttgtgtgatTTGTAAGTCACAGTCTGACTTACTATGTCGGTTGTGTACTTGTGTAATTGATATCCCAATTCATTTACAAATGGATTGCATGGTTCAGTTTCCAATATCTCTTATCTAGATTATACTTAGTATCTTTGCTGCTTATTCATAATCAACTGTgaatattatatcattttcttttgttgtaacaAACTCTTGTTTGTTTTAAGCATTCTCAATTTTCCTCCGTATCTTGTCCAGTATTGTGGAGTGATTATTCTGCTACCTTTTCTTACTTGATAACCATTtgagatgattattttgtgGCAATTTGTAGAGTGACATATTTTTGGCAATTTCAGTTGTAATTATGCTATGTTATCCTCATGTGAAGCCATGGAGGTGTACTGTGATTCCAAAACCCAACTATTTTGCTTATTATGGTAAAGCTGAAATCTTGCATGCAATTTAATCCAATTTCAATACAGGTAAAAGGATCATAGATCTATCAGAGTTGTCATTTGAAGCTAAATCATCAAAAGATCATGCATGGTGAGAATGTGTCTAATAATTGAGAAAATTCAAAGCGTTATATATAAATGCTATATTTGGTTTTGAGCTATTTTAACTAGTTGCTTTAACTTATATGCCTTCAATTATTGTTTGtgtctacttataaaaaaacaaattattgtTTGTGTATGGAATGCTTGTAATCCTGAGGCATTTTCAAGTTCCCCAGGGAGATGAGAGACCCGTGAAGAATGTGGGTATAGCTACTTTTATGTCTGGGCATATTATGATTGTCCAATCTGATTCCGATTAAGTTGTAAAAATGAGTGTATCCTCTTCATCAACCAGGATACAGTCcacattattttgtttaaatatgtTGAGAAAGTTTACTGGCTTGGTTTGAAGTTTGCTATTTCCTTGGTCTTTTTCCCTCTAATATGCCCCACTTGAAATAATTGAATCGGCCAAGGTTGGTCATATGGGTTTcctttggatatttcagctcAAATTGAGAGCAACCGAGACCACTTGTAAATTATAAGACAAAGCATAAACAGGATAATGTGCTAGAGAGAACTTTTCAATTAACCAAGacttgtctgttacatgttgttagaggacatggttgtaattagTGTAACTTATGaggatataattttcatttgcaTGTAGTATGTATATGCTGTTGAACATCAATGAATAATAAGTAGTATTCTTTCTCTATCTTCGACTACACATGTAAAGGAAGCCATTAGTTCTGtgtcttttaaaattttaaattttagcttAGGAAATATGGGCACAGCTTGAAGCTTCTTTTTTTAAGACAAATATGTTGTCCATTGGTATTTAGGTTTGTCCTTGACTCCTATAATGAATATGTTGGAGTCGAGCTGCTGCTGTTCCGACTTTGGTCTCTTGAAGACATTATGAAATTGCATGAAACTATGTGAAGTAATTGCATCAAGATGACATGATGAATGGAATAGACTATTGTATTGCTTCTTCATAATATATCCATATTGCCACCTATAATCTTTGATGACAGCTGggaacttcaaaaaaaaattgagtcataatattaattatataactaaACAGAAGACCAAGAAAGTAGGCACCAAGGAACAAATGGTTTTTGTTAAATGTTCGACTCTGAATTTTTGGATCATTTAGAAAATCAATTCAAAGGACACAAAGCTTTTGACTTTAATTAACTGGCCTCGCTAGACCTTGTATCTTTCTCGGTATATCCAGATAAAGGTAGGAGCATAAATTGTAACTTTCTGAAGCTACAAATAACAGAACTCTGTTAGAACATTTTCTGTCCATTCAATGTCTACTTCAGTGATGGGTACGATTTTATTGGAGTTTgatgtactttttttttgtttattttttcagttgCATGATAGTTTGTAGTTATTACCCATATATGGTTAGGAATCATTACCAACTTCAACCTCCACTCCCCCTAACCCCAAACTTCGAGGTTTGACCCTTTTCTATATTGCTTGAAGTTAATGACATATCTTATTGTACTTTCAAGTATGTGGTTTTCAATAGACTAAATGATCTTCAAGATAGTTTTCTGGTGTACAATCGCTGCCTCTTTTTTAGAATTGTATGTTGACTTTTAATTAGTTCAGACTAAATGTTGTCGATGTTGAAAGTTTAAACGCTTGATGAAAATTGGAAAAGATTAAAGTAGTAGTGTACCTCAGACTACCAGTTCCATGAGCTTATGATATAAATTTACCACATCTTAGAAACTCACAAATTTATGTTTATGTCCAGGATGGAAATCGGTTCCTTAATGTATAACCTTAGTTGTGAATATTGTAATCTCCTTTTCAATTGAGtggtaaatgaaatatttctatcGCATTCCAGGTACGATGTTGCGTCATTCCAGAGTTACAGATTTATTAACTCAGGCAAACTTGTAAGATTCAGTATCAGTTTTATTATTGATCAAGTACTTTTGGGTAGTACAATTTTCTTAATGTTAGTGCCTTGCCTTCGTTAATATTATGaaggaaaagacaaaaaaaaaatattgtgaaggaaaagaatAAGTTGCTCCAGTGGGTGTGCTAAAAGAATGGCAACTACCTGTAGGAAATAGGAACCTGATGTGCATGGTCAGATTTCAGGAATCATGTTGGGAAGAAGCTGTTACAGTTCAGATTATAACACCATTAACGAAATTTTCTGGTTATTTACTGTTCATCATTCTCACTCTGTATATCACTattagcaaaataaaaaatactagtgtaagaaaatgatgtttaagaatTGCTTCATATTCTGAAGAACGCACATGGGCATGCTCTATCTGTACAACAAGGAGCTCTTGTTGGACTCCACATTTTGTGTGGGTTCTATCATTTCCTCAAAAAATCAATCTGTATGCTAAACTCTCACATAATACAGTGGGAGTTGTGATGCTgtccaacaaagaaaaaacacaatGCGTGATATTGACCAAACtacatttttttgataagatatTGACCAACCTACATAAAATGTGTGGAATCATGTTTATACATTACAGGAAGTTCGTGTACGATTTGCTGGCTTTAGTAATGATGAAGACGAGTGGATCAACGTGAAAAGTGGAGTGCGGGAACGGTCTATTCCTTTGGAACCATCTGAGTGTGAGAAGGTGAAGGTTGGAGATCTTGTGTTGTGCTTCCAGgtaacctttttcttttgtttcctttgtgtgtgtgtgtgttgtgttttttgttataatttttaaaatttgatatgtCCATTAAGCTGGAAAAATCATGCATTTGAGATGATTACTTCTTACTTTTGAAATGTCCATAACAATCAACTATCAAGATTATCGGGCCAGCAATAAATTGGGAAGAAAAAAAGTGGAGTACCTGGTTAGATGGTCAAAAACTTTCCCAGATGTTAAGTGTTCTTATCTTTCAACTTCTTATTCAAACAATCAGGAAAGAGATGATCATGCAGTTTACTGCGATGCCTATATTGTGGAAATCCAAAGGATACCACATGACATAAACTGCTGCAGGTGCATCTTCGTTGTCCGCTATGACCACGATTACACTGTGACTGAGGTAATGCAGGACGCATgaactgtctctctctctctctcatttgcaTAGATTTTGTGACGcattgaaaattgtttttgcATATGTCCGGGTGTGTGAGACAATCAAAGGAAAGGCAAATCCTTTTAGTATGTGATGATTGCAGTTCAGAAATTCGAAAACCATTGACATTTTATGCTGCCTGATTTCCCAGGAAGTTCAGCTGGAGAGGATATGTGCCAGGCCTAGAGATTATTCAGGGTCCACTTCTGATGTCCAGACAGGGCTCACACAATATCATTCAAGGCTCAGCTTTGATATAAATGATATCCCAGCTGGAGTCAAATTTCCTTTTTAACCTACATTATCCAATGCTCCAATTATTACCATTTCCATTAACTGTAAATTGTacctgtgtattttttttttaagtacatgACCTCTGAAAACTTACGTTTCGACATTGCAAGTAGTGGTCAAGGAACAATGTCTGATCCTCAACCAGTTCCGCATGCTAGGCGTTGGCATATTTGAAAGtattcatcattaaaaatatcGACATAATCACACCATCACACTTTAAACTAACGTCTACTAATTAAGATAACATAGGTGCATGTATTAATAATGTTTTGGCTTTGCTAGAATTCATAATCACACCAGAACCtaaaatttacaaatcaaataaatatctatttgattACCATAGGGTATGGTTTATGCATGTGTGGGAAAAAAGTTTGAACTCAAATTCAAAGAATCTAGACTTGGAGAGAAATAGATTggaatatttattgaataagttAATATTATCTACGTGATTTATTATAGGTTCgtattctatttctttttaaaagtttGAGCAAGAGTTTAGGGGATACTTGGTAgtgtttttcatctcatctcattccattttatttccttcctaaacatcattcaaaaataaacattttcaaattaattattacattttttctaaaattttaaataaaatataaaaaataattcagttttttcaaatatcaaaataactataatattaaaaaaattatattataataatattttaactttataatatttttattcaactttttttcttttttttttcaaaattttataaaacatcataacttaaattattttactaatatttacaaaatatttcacaattatttacagatttatcatctcatatcatttctcAAGCATCTCCTATCCCAATCCGAATTAATAATTAGTAAATAAGAATAATCTCTACCCATCTGTATTTGGGaaactctttatttatttttcagtttttaatttttgttggtttCCTAGTTTTCGAAATCGGCTCCTTCCATCTGTGGTTTTGCAGCCGTTGCATTTCAATGCATGAGACTTTGTACAAAATCTTGTCGTGTATCGATCATCTCACTGCATcaacaaattgaaattgaaaaaaataaaaaaaataaaatccccaCACCAAACAGATTTTAGTCCAAAGGAGTTTTGAAACTGATTTCAAACCCGAACGAGAAGTTTCAAACCCGCGCCACCAAACACGCACCCTGCCGCGAACTTTCTCACCCATCGCCACTCCACTAAAGCATATGAATTcagcaaaataataaaacacCATAAAAGCAATCAAATTCCGTGTATCTTTTGGTCATTTTCAAGTGCAAAGTTAAGACGCTGGAACCCCCCCTCCTCACACCTCCGTAGTCCCCTTTATATACCAGTACCCACTCCCTTGCCCAATTCGCCTCTCagacccatctctctctctgagtctctctctctctctctctctctcatattaaaaagaaaaacctcacTCTGAGAACAATATAATCGCAGAGATGGAACCAAACGTGCCAGCAGTGATAGCGAAGAGAATATGGAGCATAGCACGTGTAGCTTTCTTCATGTTGCGAAAAGGCATATCCAAGAGAAAGCTAATGCTCGACCTCAACATGGTGATGAAGCGTGGCAAGATCGCCGGAAAAGCTATCACCAACCTCATGTTCAaccacaaccaccaccaccaccaccacgcCGCGTCCTCGGCCCCGCGCGAGTACGAGTTCAGCTGCAGCAACACCCCCAACTACACCTTCCACCTCAGCAATAAGCGCCGCCACCACAGCCACAACAACCATCACCACAGCCACTTCTTCGCGTGCGCCCACGCGCCGGCGACCCTAGACGATGACTTAGCCACTATGAATGCTGTTAAGGCGGTGCTGATGGAGATGTTGAACAACGAAGCTGCGGTGGAGGCATCGCCGGCACTCCCTGGCTTCGGACGGAGCCCCATGGTGAGGCAGCTGAGGATAACGGACTCGCCGTTCCCGTTGAGGGAAGCCGACGAGGACCCCCGCGTAGACAAGGCTGCCGAGGAGTTCATAGAGAGGTTTTACAAGCAGTTGAGGCAGCAGAAGTGATTAATGGCGGGAGGATTAAAGAGGAGTCGGtcttaattataaatttcgGGCGAGAGATCAGCTTTGTTATATATGGACGTTATATCTATTTGGGACGAGACGACCTCCACGTCTTTGTTCGGAtcacaataaaattattgtacGAAGTTTCAGTTTTCCTCTCCCCATGTTCATCGGAAAAAAcgacagaaaaataaaaaaaaaactgtaagcATTAtgtgtatgtcatgtcatcttggtaatcctagctagctagctagtagctaGCTAGGAGAAGGAAGTTTTCAGACTGTAATGTAAGGAGGGAGAGATGTGCATACTACTTCAGGGTGTTTCCAAAGCATAATTAATTTCCTTCTTTTCCGTTTGTGTTCatgaaaataatacaataaagaGAACTATAATTAGCTACACAAATGAAGTGATCGATCTTGGTACTGTTAATGATATTCCAACATATAATGGTTTGCCAATTCATAGTACAGTACCACAATCACTGCTATAATATGTTTGATTTTCTAGATTctattctctttcttcttcgttGGGGACGGGAGTACTCATGTTGCATGTCTtcgatttttttcttcttttgtccttttttttagGGGCTTTTTTCTTTATCCTCAGTTTTGACTTTAAATCCAAGTAATCTTCTTCTGAAGTTTTAGATCTAACTGATTGATTGACCGACTctcaaaatatcttattattattttttattttattattattttattattactttttattattttttattattattcaatattttattatcactttttcattacttttttattactattcacaaatattctcaacactacAAGAACAACGggtatttatgatttttttttacgacaaaaataactatttatgataaaaatagactcattttaattagaaataattattttactgaaaataactAGTCgtaaataaacagtttttttatagtacaaacatttttactatccaaacgtaaacagacgttcatctattttttttaaaaaatactaagtACCTTACGTAAGCACATTAATGTACCATTTTAACAAGACAAGTATTTAAATTTCTTCCTTAATTTGGTGAGAGAAATTTCAATTGTGAGACAGAGGTAATATTCTCTATAGATATTATTTTGCCCTTAGTTTTCTAGCTAGGAGGGGGGgatatcctttttatttttagtctTGCCTTTGGATCTATATGCAGATCATTTCCATTGATTCTGAATCTAGCTAGTTTGCCAGCCATATTGCATGCACGTTCCAATTCAAAGAACCATTTTTTGGTTAAAGTATTCATCATGTTGTACATGAGTGTATAagaagtataaaataataatcctCCTCATTTCATGTAAAGTATGTAATTGCTTTTTACAGCCTAATTAGTACACTGTACACCACCAAACCATGCATCCTCCACAAACACCTCTCGATCTATACGATTCCACTATGTTAAAGTGAACCCATTGCTGGCCCGTCCCTTCCCAAATTGAtcaccttttccttttcctttttcttctcgatttcatttttcctttaacTTTTGGTTTCCAAGTTTTATAAGAAACCCCTTTACTGTTTAGGTTAATTCTATATAATTGATCGAACGGTACATACGtacctaaatatatatattgtaaaaggcAGTAGTAGTGATCATTAATTAACGTATTAACGAGATCCGCGTAATCCAagttaatcttattttttgtttggtggCCCTATCAAGCTTAAGCAAAACTTAAGCAATGGGCATTCGGTGACCTTAAATATTATCTCTAGTACTTTAGACTggatatttcaaaatattatagttttcctatatatatattttagaaattaatgattatatacacaacaatatatataatttgcatgcatgcagtactactACTTGTACTAAAACGTGATAttgttaattataaattaatgtatttttgagttGAAAGGATCGCTCGCTAGAAACACATATACATGagcgagctagctagcttactGCATTGGCgataaaattctaattttcttaGTTCTCGACAAGTTATCTTTAATTAGTAGTAAAGTCCAATATGTTGATGTGAACGgccataatataatataatataatatacaaatcGATCGATCGAGCtgaatgaatatataatataaattatttatttatttataattgagGGAAAAGATGATCTGTTTTTGATATATACATTATGGATGATCGAGGGGCGCGCAAGtcgttttaactttttcatatagaaTGAAAGGTGGCAACTGGCCGGCAACACACAAAGACACCCATAAAGCCAAAAAGTTTAGGTGAAGTGTTAGGTAAAAGTGTGAAATTCAGGGAAATTGCGGGACAGATGTCGCCTTTCGAACTCACATTTAACTTCATTTGATGTGATCACGTCTAATTAATCTCGAACAAAGcttgatatataattatcaGCACTGATCGATTGATCAGCTTGATCgtgattataattattaatcaGCTAGctagtatttttattaaataattaatttatatatatatatatagttcgcTCGCAGCTGCCTCCAGTatatactagctagctagtacctGATCTTTACAAAACCCTAGAAACGAATCACAAGGTATGCGGGTACTGTAGATCACCATCTTATAATGTACACCTAACTAGCTTGCTTATAAATATGGcggtttgaatatatatatatatatatataatatatatatatggttggtCTTACCCAAGATTATATACCAGCTTGTACGTAGAATAATGAAAAGATCAGTAGTACcatatatatttgcatataAAAGTCGGTCTTTTTCTGAAAAATGTGCCCTATCATctaactaattaattagtatgacaagcaaacaaacaaatgaACAGCTGCTAAAATGCAGACTGCTCTACTAGTACCTTGTGATATTGATCCTAGCCTTTTTCGTAATGATTTGGACTCGATCGGATGTAGACGTGCATGATATTGTTCATATTAGCCAGCATTACATGACAGGTAGTATATCCAACttaattgaaatattattattacttagttccaattatatatgttatggCGATAATCACCGATCGATAGATATTTGACTCTCCCGATCATCACCATCATTCTAAATTATACTTGTTTAATTAATACGTTATCACACAAGTTGTCTAAAGACCGATCGAAAAACatcattatatattacaaattaacaattaagaaaaaacattaagttcatatatatatacgtgcAATTTAATTAAGCtgggtctatatatatatatatatatatggcgcCAAAGGTGACTTTTAATCAATCTTCagattatatatgaatattctGCAAGCTGTTCAAGCTCAAAGATCCTGATCTTCGGAATTTAGTAGAAGATTACGATTCAATAATTGCACTTCCTGATCatcatgatttttttctttcaatttataTCTTCCAAAGTacgtacacatatatatatatatatatatatatatgtttcttaatttgataattaatatttaagacCTATGACTTTTATGTCGATTTAATCATGGCAGCAGAAAGTCAGTGAAAACAGTACTAGTCCTCCTAATATATATGGATCGATCTGGCGCCAACAGACaaggaatataattttatttttttaacgtgAAAGATTTTTATCGTGCAATTGAATTTGTCGTAATGCAATATTCAGAACAATAATTCTGTGTGGTGGacccaaaaaaatccaaaccgGCCAAATTTCTGTTCTAGTAGTATATAGTAAGGCCCCCCATCATagtatatttctaattaattcatGTCCGCAATCTCTCTAGCTCTCTCTCATGTATGTCTGATCTCTACGTCTACGTACGTGGAGCAATCTCAATCGGCAACTCAAATGTTTGATCATCtccattgatttttttattttcatatttcgtttttgtttttatcttttgggGTAGTACTGTCAATTTAGAAGATTTGGTTATAGATTACCATGATCAATTAATAAAGATACTAGGTCGTGGTTAATTagcttaaatatatattacttcctacttttaaaacatttttttgggttaatatttaTTGCTTGTCCATGCCTGCCAGAAAGGGGCCgggttattattaatttattgttattattaaaataaattatgtttgtaattttaagCTGTGCAAGACTACTCAcgtactcatttaaaaaaaaatagataaatttaaaactcacATGCATGATATCTatatgatgaattttttttttttaacgataaacttcactttaaaaaaaaaaaaagtgcgcGACTCGCGCTAGACTCTAGAtcaactgtatgtagcattattcttgGTTAATCTACCAGCTGTTTGATCGATCTCTTAATTCTGATTTGTTACCTCTCAACTGCTCTGGTTTCCTGCTAATTATAAACTGCAAAGCTCTCTTATAAGAATATGGATCAAAAGGATCCGAGTTCCTACTACGTACAgatattttcctttgaaatacatatatttttggcGTTTTCGTTAtcgccacaaaaaaaaaaaaaaaagccatgaATTAGGCCGCTAGCTAGCAACTGATTATTTGAAGTTGTGGAAGGAAGCTTTTGATAAGAAAAGCTGAGCTTCTTTCATTATGCCAAAGCTTCCTTCAGTCCCCCACTAACATAAAGAGCTCCTAATCATATTTCAAATCAAGCTTTCCTAGCTAGCTTTTCCCCAAATAATGCTAATAC
Above is a genomic segment from Juglans microcarpa x Juglans regia isolate MS1-56 chromosome 1D, Jm3101_v1.0, whole genome shotgun sequence containing:
- the LOC121247767 gene encoding uncharacterized protein LOC121247767 → MEPNVPAVIAKRIWSIARVAFFMLRKGISKRKLMLDLNMVMKRGKIAGKAITNLMFNHNHHHHHHAASSAPREYEFSCSNTPNYTFHLSNKRRHHSHNNHHHSHFFACAHAPATLDDDLATMNAVKAVLMEMLNNEAAVEASPALPGFGRSPMVRQLRITDSPFPLREADEDPRVDKAAEEFIERFYKQLRQQK
- the LOC121247759 gene encoding LOW QUALITY PROTEIN: protein SAWADEE HOMEODOMAIN HOMOLOG 1-like (The sequence of the model RefSeq protein was modified relative to this genomic sequence to represent the inferred CDS: inserted 1 base in 1 codon), with product MDWFKREDSDDSCSEFTLAEIMEMEKIFKXVGEQSLGPEFFQDIATSFSSSASRAGKSIITRHQVESWFQNKQEQPLAKFTPSHGVVKLFVDTPDAPISSNAPESSPSPKGKRIIDLSELSFEAKSSKDHAWYDVASFQSYRFINSGKLEVRVRFAGFSNDEDEWINVKSGVRERSIPLEPSECEKVKVGDLVLCFQERDDHAVYCDAYIVEIQRIPHDINCCRCIFVVRYDHDYTVTEVKVQLERICARPRDYSGSTSDVQTGLTQYHSRLSFDINDIPAGVKFPF